From one Erythrobacter sp. HKB08 genomic stretch:
- a CDS encoding tetratricopeptide repeat protein: MAKLRTPDLPAVKELIMRYTPIAAALSLALAVTSSVGLAGEREAAPRAAMLIAEGEAALEAGQPQKAIDAFEAALAVDPAHTPIYLNLAEAARREGLQGKAITYYREALEREPENLAAISGEGEALVEKGAVEKARVNLSKLEALCGSNCSETRDLAMAIQRGPQPRVLAAENVLPDAQVTQN, encoded by the coding sequence ATGGCAAAGCTACGCACGCCCGATTTGCCTGCCGTGAAGGAGTTAATCATGCGCTACACCCCGATTGCAGCTGCCCTCTCGCTCGCCCTTGCGGTGACTTCGAGTGTGGGGCTTGCGGGTGAACGCGAAGCAGCTCCGCGCGCGGCGATGCTGATTGCCGAGGGCGAGGCTGCGCTCGAAGCGGGCCAGCCGCAGAAGGCGATCGATGCGTTCGAGGCCGCACTTGCGGTCGATCCGGCGCACACGCCGATCTATCTCAACCTTGCCGAAGCCGCGCGCCGCGAAGGGCTGCAGGGCAAGGCGATCACCTATTACCGCGAAGCGCTGGAACGCGAGCCGGAAAATCTCGCCGCCATCTCGGGCGAGGGCGAGGCGCTGGTGGAAAAGGGCGCGGTCGAGAAGGCCCGCGTGAACCTCTCCAAGCTCGAGGCGCTGTGCGGCAGCAATTGCAGCGAAACGCGCGACCTCGCCATGGCCATCCAGCGCGGCCCGCAGCCGCGCGTCCTGGCCGCGGAAAACGTGCTTCCCGACGCGCAGGTGACGCAGAACTGA
- a CDS encoding RsmB/NOP family class I SAM-dependent RNA methyltransferase, giving the protein MTPAARVQAAIEILDAVIEAARTRGAPADRIIADWARSNRYAGSKDRRAVRELVYSAIRACGPIPVHGRAAMLQLAEEDAAISELFDGSRFGPAPIGSSEKPAEGGVAADWLVSALAASGIEGDEATALLDRAPLDVRVNTLKSGRDTIELPESSEKLAAPQALRFATGTQVEQWPAYRDGLIEVQDHGSQWACAAVSATPGETVIDLCAGAGGKTLALAAAMENTGTLIASDTDKRRLGNLPPRAERAGAGMVETVLLDPGKELEALAGYHGKADAVLVDAPCSGSGTWRRKPEARWRLDAKALDQFAETQSKLLEIASKLVKPGGRLVFVTCSVLDIEGADRVAAFLAENPAWQADTPALPIGRARGEGIRLTPFHDGTDGFFIASLVLPC; this is encoded by the coding sequence GTGACCCCCGCAGCACGCGTCCAGGCGGCAATCGAGATACTCGATGCGGTGATCGAGGCAGCACGCACCCGCGGCGCGCCGGCCGACCGGATCATCGCCGATTGGGCACGGTCCAATCGCTATGCCGGATCGAAGGACCGCCGCGCCGTGCGCGAGCTGGTATATTCCGCGATCCGTGCTTGCGGACCGATCCCGGTGCATGGCCGCGCGGCGATGCTGCAGCTCGCCGAAGAGGACGCGGCAATTTCCGAGCTGTTCGACGGCTCGCGCTTCGGGCCGGCACCGATCGGTTCGTCGGAAAAGCCTGCCGAGGGTGGTGTGGCTGCCGACTGGCTGGTTTCCGCTCTCGCCGCCTCGGGAATTGAGGGCGATGAGGCGACTGCGCTTCTCGACCGCGCGCCGCTCGACGTGCGCGTGAACACGCTCAAGTCCGGCCGCGACACCATCGAACTGCCCGAATCCAGCGAGAAGCTGGCAGCGCCACAAGCCCTGCGTTTCGCGACCGGCACGCAGGTCGAGCAATGGCCCGCCTATCGCGACGGCCTGATCGAGGTGCAGGATCACGGCAGCCAGTGGGCCTGCGCAGCCGTGTCCGCGACGCCCGGCGAGACGGTCATCGACCTGTGCGCAGGAGCGGGTGGCAAGACACTCGCCCTGGCAGCCGCGATGGAGAATACCGGCACGCTCATCGCCAGCGACACGGACAAGCGCCGTCTCGGAAACCTGCCGCCGCGCGCCGAGCGGGCAGGGGCGGGGATGGTCGAAACCGTCCTGCTCGATCCCGGCAAGGAACTGGAGGCGCTGGCCGGTTACCACGGCAAGGCGGACGCGGTACTGGTCGATGCGCCCTGTTCGGGCAGCGGCACCTGGCGCCGCAAGCCCGAGGCGCGCTGGCGGCTCGATGCCAAGGCACTCGACCAGTTCGCCGAGACTCAGTCCAAGCTGCTCGAGATCGCTTCCAAGCTCGTCAAACCGGGCGGCAGGCTGGTGTTCGTGACGTGCTCGGTGCTTGATATCGAGGGCGCGGACCGCGTTGCGGCGTTCCTCGCGGAGAACCCCGCATGGCAGGCCGATACGCCCGCGCTACCCATCGGCAGGGCGCGAGGCGAAGGAATTCGGCTCACCCCGTTTCACGATGGCACGGACGGATTTTTCATCGCGAGTCTAGTTTTGCCGTGTTAA